One window from the genome of Rhizoctonia solani chromosome 15, complete sequence encodes:
- a CDS encoding Transposase family Tnp2 protein — MFAPAFQPGVGQGTSRTIPSAYTAISCNPPTQHPVSQAKQLSHVWEEVMQARAPIVLGDQELTADFDSNTAQLSQVLGDIPAPGGSDLDQSADIDGVEYDPATYSLAPQAFVCAPLLVKVAKLAPSTLSPNNLDTIWDFNHFVRQKTTRLLYQANFVRSKTHIQDVFDAILYETLCSTPVVISGVEQLYNHFEDFWELALAIAIDGMGPFKKQSQLCWPILIITYNFPPKIQTHLSNMICTSVIPGLHLPKDLNSFLQPLIDKLVELAQGVKAVNVVNEEVFALCAHILAAFGDLPAMAKLMEFVGHNGRFPCCLCKIMSILGQTAKNGTHLYCPLHCLDNTGLDPHNLPL; from the exons ATGTTTGCACCGGCGTTCCAGCCAGGAGTTGGTCAAGGCACATCAAGGACAATCCCCTCTGCCTATACCGCTATCAGCTGCAACCCCCCCACCCAACATCCTGTTTCCCAAGCTAAACAACTCAG CCACGTATGGGAAGAGGTCATGCAAGCGCGCGCACCAATTGTTCTAGGGGATCAAGAACTTACTGCAGATTTTGACTCAAACACCGCACAGTTGTCCCAGGTCTTGGGAGATATACCTGCTCCAGGAGGCAGTGATTTGGATCAATCAGCAGACATTGATGGAGTGGAATATGACCCTGCAACTTACAGTTTGGCCCCACAAGCATTTGTTTGCGCGCCTTTACTTGTCAAAGTGGCAAAGTTGG CCCCATCTACACTTAGCCCCAACAATTTAGATACTATTTGGGACTTCAACCACTTTGTTAGGCAAAAGACCACT AGGCTGCTATATCAAGCCAACTTTGTTAGGAGCAAAACACACATCCAGGACGTGTTTGATGCAATCCTGTATGAGACTCTGTGCTCTACGCCAGTTGTTATCAGTGGCGTTGAGCAGCTGTACAACCACTTTGAAGATTTTTGGGAGCTTGCGCTTGCAATTGCAATTGATGGAATGGGGCCATTCAAGAAACAAAGTCAATTGTGTTGGCCAATTCTAATTATTACCTATAACTTCCCCCCCAAAATACAAACCCACCTTTCAAATATGATCTGCACCAGTGTGATCCCCGGCCTGCATTTGCCCAAAGACCTCAATTCCTTCCTCCAGCCCTTGATTGACAAACTTGTTGAGCTTGCACAGGGTGTCAAAGCTGTCAATGTTGTGAATGAAGAGGTCTTTGCTCTTTGTGCGCATATTCTTGCAGCATTTGGAGACCTACCAGCAATGGCTAAATTAATGGAGTTTGTTGGCCATAATGGCCGCTTTCCTTGTTGCTTATGCAAGATCATGAGCATTCTTGGACAGACAGCAAAAAATGGAACCCACCTATACTGTCCGCTTCACTGTTTGGACAATACTGGTCTTGACCCCCATAACCTCCCCCTTTGA
- a CDS encoding DDE superfamily endonuclease, whose product MSCKRGQELPVTHQAQIITLHNEGNSYPEILAKTGVPPSVACKTVKRNGLTAVQVKYIAQSRRYRQYVARQKPFLDKQKVLKRLEWACVNRFRNWDEAIWTDKLQLGTGNHSVHPMVTWKPREAYLPECLAPTFQSGHEALMVWGCISHGYKGPLIQLEMAPQLQLRNGRWRGGGFNSEGYVMQVLNGPLKDFIAQMEKVKGHRMLVVEDGAPAHKGKLAKQACEELGIKHIAHPPSSPDLNPIEPLWMELKRRVYSTPGAQRSLEHLWNATEAAWKSFTADDINKYTRKMPSWVTALVKSKGLPTKF is encoded by the exons ATGTCTTGCAAACGCGGTCAAGAGCTCCCTGTGACTCATCAAGCTCAAATAATTACACTACACAATGAGGGCAATTCATATCCTGAAATACTTGCAAAAACTGGTGTTCCCCCATCTGTGGCATGCAAAACTGTTAAAC GTAATGGCCTTACTGCTGTGCAAGTCAAGTACATTGCCCAGAGCCGGCGCTACCGCCAATATGTTGCGCGCCAAAAGCCATTCTTAGATAAGCAAAAGGTCCTAAAGCGTCTAGAATGGGCTTGCGTGAACCGGTTTAGGAACTGGGATGAAGCCATTTGGACTGACAAGCTCCAGTTGGGGACTGGCAATCACTCAGTTCACCCAATGGTCACCTGGAAACCCAGAGAGGCATATCTCCCGGAATGCCTAGCCCCAACCTTTCAAAGTGGCCATGAAGCATTAATGGTATGGGGGTGTATCTCCCATGGGTATAAGGGGCCACTTATCCAACTGGAGATGGCTCCCCAGCTGCAATTGCGTaatgggaggtggagggggggagggttcaactcagaaggatatgttATGCAGGTCCTAAATGGTCCACTTAAGGACTTCATTGCACAGATGGAGAAAGTCAAGGGACACAGGATGCTAGTAGTTGAAGATGGGGCCCCGGCACACAAAGGAAAGCTAGCCAAACAGGCTTGTGAAGAACTTGGTATTAAACACATTGCACACCCCCCAAGTTCACCAGACCTAAACCCAATAGAACCATTATGGATGGAACTTAAGCGACGTGTGTACAGTACCCCTGGGGCCCAAAGAAGTCTTGAGCACCTTTGGAATGCCACTGAAGCTGCCTGGAAATCCTTCACAGCAGATGATATCAATAAGTACACACGGAAAATGCCATCTTGGGTAACAGCTTTAGTTAAGTCAAAGGGACTCCCAACAAAATTCTAA
- a CDS encoding Retrotransposable element Tf2 protein — protein sequence MLDGSSPQAGKIWKKANLTFSFDGKSMTETFLICNTGSHAAILGLKWLDAHNPEIDWNAQTLSFPHTPLEHVAIAKEEEADKDPLEGVPPEYHQYAKVFGEEEFNKLPPHQHYNIGIELTKEGPLNLPLYSMTNAESSTLKDWLRDKLKAGKIHPNKSSISSPVMFVPKKDGSCCLVVDYCCLNNWTKKNVYPLPCPDDLMAQLCGAKIFTKLDLQWGYNNVQVKEGNKWKTAFRTKYSLYKSLVMTFGLTNAPTSFQHFMNNLFKDLLDVCVIIYLDDILIYSKDDASHMQHVHKVLRRLMDNQLFCKASKCTFHVTSVEYLGIIVLDKGFSLDKLKIQAVQEWPTPTKVKEVQSFLGFANFLRWFVANFSHLARPLHNLVKKDTPWKWDTKEQEAFHGLKDAITNAPVLCHTDPTKPYFLETDASGAALGSILSQQQEDGCLHPLGFLSKSFKGAEQNYNKHDKELLAIICSFEYWRIFLEGTLHPITVFMDHQNLEYWKESRTFNRCHAQWHLLLAGYNFQIVYCPGKQSGKPDALSRRSDHANIPPANQTMLLDPIFANVALVTPEKVLQRQIESALDQDKSLEEILQFLQNKSKAPPSIKRAFKDYKMEAGLLFYQGRIVVPDVGALRTDLLCIFHDSPLAGHPGRQRTLELLSRNYYWPRICADTYWHVDSCKTCQQIRKPKYASLPPQPLELPSRPWQHVSYNMIVDLPKDGNCNLILVIIDSFTKYGIFVKCSKKLKAPELAELFLENIWKRHGMPKKTVSDRGRVFNNKFLKALYKRLGIDPHFSLAYHPQSNSQTEQVNLSIEHFLRAYSGINQRDWTKWLPMVEFAYNNVVHSSTGKTPFKALYGWEPTLTPSNVPTDVPEADKLAKSMEAQWREVEAALQQSKVQMVAGEMGIPIEFEVGEEAWLDAKNVKLKTLSPKLTEQQLGPFKVIEKISNQAYRLELPSTMQIHNVFYVGLLSKVKQDNKQTFKNRLPPITVDGEEEYKVEGITDAEEQDGKWFFRVKWKGYGSEENTWEPQENLKNAGKILKKYEEEMKKKALGAAKALKGGAVL from the coding sequence atgcttgatgggtcaagcccccaggcaggcaaaatctggaaaaaggccaatttaaccttctcctttgacgGCAAATCaatgactgagaccttcctcatctgcaacacagggtctcatgctgCCATCTTAGGACTGAAATGGCTAGACGCTCAtaacccagaaattgattggaacgcgcaaaccctctccttccctcacaCACCACtggaacacgtggccattgccaaagaagaggaagctgacaaagacccgcttgaaggagtacccccagaataccatcaatatgctaaggtatttggggaggaagaattcaacaagcttccacCACACCAGCACTACAACATAGGGATTGAACTCAccaaagaaggcccccttAACTTGCCCCTCtacagcatgaccaacgcTGAGTCATCCacgctcaaggactggcttagggacaaactcaaggctggaaagatccaTCCCAACAAGTCATCTATCAGTTCCCccgttatgtttgtacccaaaaaagATGGTTCCTGTTGCCTTGTAGTTGACTACTGCTGCTTGAACAATTGGACTAAAAAGAATGTCTATCCACTACCTTGCcctgatgacctcatggcccagctctgtggtgccaagatcttcacaaagctggacctacaatggggttacaataatgtccaagttaaggaaggcaacaaatggaaaacggctttccgcaccaagtacagCCTATACAAGTCTctggtcatgacatttggttTGACAAATGCTCCCACCtctttccaacacttcatgaacaacctgttcaaggacttattggatgtatgcgtcatcatttaccttgatgacatcctaatctactccaaggatgatgCTTCTCACATGCAACATGTCCACAAAGTCCTAAGGCGTCTAATGGataaccagttgttctgtaagGCTTCAAAGTGTACCTTCCATGTGACATCTGTGGAGTATCTGGGGATCATTGTATTGGATAAGGGATTTAgcttggataagctcaagattcAAGCGGTTCAAGAATGGCCTACACCTACTAAGGTCAAGGAGGTCCAgtccttccttgggtttgccaatttcctccgtTGGTTTGTGGCCAACTTCAGTCACCTGGCTAGACCCCTACACAAtctggtcaagaaggatacaccatggaaatgggataccaAAGAGCAAGAAGCCTTCCATGGACTGAAGGATGccattaccaacgccccagtacTCTGTCACACAGACCCTACAAAACCTTACttccttgaaacagacgcatcaggtgCAGCCTTGGGTTCTATACTAAGCCAACAACAGGAGGACGGATGCCTACACCCCTTAGGGTTCCTATccaaatcattcaaaggggcGGAACAGAACTACAATAAACATGATAAGGAGTTGCTGGCCATCATCtgttcctttgagtactggcgtatcttcctggAGGGAACCCTACATCCCATTACTGTCTTCATGGATCACCAGAACTTAgagtattggaaggagtctagAACTTTCAACCGctgccatgcacaatggcatctCCTTCTAGCCGgctacaacttccaaattgtttaCTGCCCtgggaaacagtcagggaaaccggACGCCCTTTCACGCCGCTCAGACCACGCCAATATTCCTCCTGCCAACCAGACCATGCTTCTGGACCCCATATTTGCCAATGTAGCTTTAGTCACCCCTGAGAAAGTactacaacgccagattgaatCTGCCCTGGATCAGGACAAATCACTAGAGGAGATTCTACAATTCCTACAAAACAAGTCAAAAGCCCCgccttccatcaaacgcgccttCAAAGACtacaaaatggaagcaggGTTATTGTTCTACCAGGGACGCATTGTAGTACCAGATGTTGGGGCATTAAGAACGGACTTACTTTGTATCTTCCATGACAGTCCCCTAGCAGGGCACCCAGGGAGACAACGTACCCTAGAGTTGTTgtcaaggaactactactggcccagAATCTGCGCTGATACTtactggcacgtggattcTTGCAAAACCTGCCAGCAAataaggaagcccaagtacgCGTCATTGCCACCCCAACCATTAGAACTCCCTtccagaccctggcaacatgttTCCTACAATATGATTGTGGACCTGCCCAAGGACGGAAACTGCAACTTGATCTTGGTCATTattgacagcttcaccaagtacgggatatttgtcaaatgttccaaaaaaCTTAAAGCCCCTGAGCTAGCAGAACTGTTTCTGGAAAACATATGGAAACGGCATGGCATGCCCAAGAAAACAGTCTCAGACAGAGGAAGGGTTTTCAATAATAAATTCCTAAAGgcactgtacaaacgcctgggaatagacccccacttctccttggcataccacccccagagcaacagccaaacagaacaagtGAACCTGTCAATAGAACATTTCCttagggcttactcaggaattaaccaaagggactggaccaagtggctcccaatggtggaatttgcgtacaacaatgtggtacatagcagcacagGGAAGACCCCcttcaaagccctgtacggTTGGGAACCTACACTAACCCCGTCTAATGTTCCAACGGATGTACCGGAAGCAGACAAACTTGCCAAATCAATGGAAGCCCAATGGAGAGAAGTAGAAGCCGCCCTGCAACAGTCCAAGGTACAAATGGTTGCCGGAGAAATGGGAATCCCAATAGAATTTGaggttggagaagaagcatggTTGGATGCCAAAAACGTCAAACTCAaaaccctgagtcccaaaTTGACGGAGCAACAACTGGGACCCTTTAAGGTTATTGAGAAGATCTCCAACCAAgcataccgcctagaactcccttCAACAAtgcaaatccacaatgtcttctatgtaggattACTGTCCAAAGTCAAACAAGACAATAAGCAGACCTTCAAAAACCGCCTGCCACCAATCactgtggatggggaagaggaatacaaggttgaGGGCATAACAGATGCAGAGGAACAAGATGGGAAGTGGTTCTTTAGGgtgaaatggaagggatacgggtcagaagaaaacacgtgggagccCCAGGAGAATCTGAAAAATGCCGGGAAAATTTTAAAGAAATATGaggaagaaatgaaaaagaaggcccttggcgctgccaaggcccttaaagggggggcagtgttgtag